The window TGAGAACGATTTTGAATAACATCAAATTCTGCAAAGAAGATATTCAGAATAACAGACCTGATGTTTTAATTCTGGTAGATTATCCGGGATTTAATTTAAGGATAGCCAAATTTGCCAAGGAATTAGGTATTAAGGTAATTTATTATATTTCACCCCAGCTTTGGGCCTGGAAAGAAGGAAGAGTAGAGATCATCAAAAAGTATGTGGATGAAATGATGGTTATTCTTCCGTTTGAAGAAGATTTTTACAGAAAGCATGGCGTTCATTCGCACTTTGTAGGTCATCCTTTACTGGATGCGATCTCTGATCTAAAGGAAATCAGTATTGATGGGTTTAAAAAAGAAAATGGATTAAACGAAAAAGAAATTATAGCCCTTTTACCAGGTTCCAGAAAACAGGAAGTGGAAAAAATGCTTGAAATTATGCTTTCCGTAAGACCACATTTTAAAAATTATCAGTTCGTGATTGCTGGGGCGCCAAGTCTTCCTAAAGATTTTTACGAGAAATATGTAGATGATAATGTACATTTTGTTTCGAACAGAACCTACGATCTGCTCAGATGCTCAAAAGCAGCTCTGGTAACTTCCGGAACAGCTACGTTAGAAACAGCTCTACTGAATATTCCTGAAGTGGTATGTTATCGTGGAAGTGCGGTTTCTTATGCAATTGCTAAAAGGCTTGTGAAAAATATCAATTATATTTCATTAGTGAACCTTATCATGGATAGAGAAGTCGTGAAAGAACTTATCCAGAGCGATTTGAATACTGAGAATCTGGTAGACGAACTCAATAAAATTTTAGAAGGAGAAAAAAGAGAACAGGTCCTTAACGATTATAGCCTTTTGAGAGAAAAGCTTGGCGGAAAAGGAGCCAGTGATCATGCTGCTGATGTGATTTTAAAAGTCTGAGAAGAATATATATCCTCTATTACCATGAAGCATTTGAAGAATTTTCTATTATTAATTGCCTGTACAATTTTCTCATTAAGTTTTGCTCAAAAAGAAGCAGTATCAAGAGATAAAGTCCAGATTTTCTATTATGGCTGGTACGGAAACCAAAAAACAGACGGAAGTCTACAACATTGGAATCATGAAATTATCCCGCATTGGAATAATCCTAAATGGAATAATCTCGGACATTACAAAGGCGGAGATGATATTGGTGCGAATTTTTACCCGGAATTAGGGAATTATAGCTCCAATGATAAAATAATCATAGAGAAACATCTGAAGATGATTAAAGAATCTGGTGCAGGAGTTGTCGTGGTAAGCTGGCTGGGAAAGGATTCTTTTACGGATAAAAGTTTAATGAAATATCTGGATGTCGCAGACCGTTTAGGATTAAAAATAGCATTTCATATAGAGCCGTTCTATAAAACAATCACTGAACTTAGAGATCAGCTTTCTTATCTTGTTAAAACATATGCTCATCATCATGCTTTTTACAAAAAAAATGGAAAACCTTTATATTATGTCTATGACAGTTATAAAATAGCACCGGAAGAATGGAAGAAGTTGCTTTCTAGAAATGGAGAAAAAACAGTACGAAACACAGCTTTAGATGCTTATTATATTGGGCTATGGGTAGAAAAAAATGATTCTTCTTTTTTCGATACTGCAGGATTTGATGGGTTCTATACTTATTTTGCCAGTGAAGGTTTTGTTTTTGGAAGTACAACTTCCAATTGGGAGTATATGGCTCAATATGCAAAAGATCGTGATCTTATTTTTATTCCATGTGTAGGTCCTGGTTATTCCGATACAAGAATCAGACCTTGGAATGAAGCTAATTTTAAAAGCAGAGAAGGTGGAAAATATTATGAAAGAATGTTTGATGCTGCCATTAAAATGAATCCTGAATTAATAGGCATTACCTCATTTAACGAATGGCATGAAGGAACCCAGATAGAGTCTGCAATTCCTAAAAAGACAGACCGTTTCACCTACGAAGATTACGGCAAAGATCCATGGATGTATATCAAAGAAACAAAACGTTTGACGGATAAGTTCTTGAAAAGAAAGTAAAACTTTTTCGTATAAACTTAATTTCATAGCAAAAAAATAAGCGCCCTGTTAATCTCTTTGAAGTTTGCAGGGTGTTTTATTTAGTAATTACAGTGATAATAATCTATGAATCAATTTCCTATATTGGTAATATAATTAATTGAAATTGAATAAACAACCACTGTTGATCTTAGCCATATGCTTTATTCTTGGAATTTTTTTTCAGGATCAACTTTTATTGGAAAGGGAAGGGATCTATGGTATTGCGATTATGAATGTTGGGATTTTAATTTCTCTATTTTTTACTACATATTTTTTATATAAAACCAGGGGCATTCTTTTGGGAATATTGTTCTTTGGGATAGGTGTAATTCTTCATTTCTGTAATTCTTTGCCTCAAAAGAATGATATACCTGTGAATAAAAGCGAAACTATTGTTTTTAAAATTTCACAGAAATTAAATTCAACAGAAAAGTATAAAAAGTATGAAGGGATAGCTCAATGGGAGCAAACTATTTTTAAATCAGTTATTTATATTCCAAAAAATCACGAAGATTTAGATGGTAAGCATTATTACAAGGCTGAAGCCTATATTGTGAAACCCCAGAAGCCTCAATATGATTTTCAGTTTAATTATGCACAATATCTGAAACGGAAAAATATTGATTATCAAACCTATATTTCGAAAAAGTTTTCCTTAGTGGAGCGGAATGATTTAAGTTTTACAGAGCGCATCAGGCAATACAGGTTCAATGTTCTGAAGAAAATTAACAAAACGGAAATGTCCGCTAATACCAGAGAGTTTCTAAAAGGAATTATTCTGGCAGACCGGACCGAAATGGATGCAGCCACTGTACAGGATTTTAACAGATCCGGGTTAGTTCATCTATTGGCGATTTCAGGAACTCACATTGTCATTATTTTTGGACTTTTTTATTTTTTGATGATCCGTTGTATTCCTTTGCAATTCAGGAAATATTCCATTGTTTTAAGTTTGGTGTTTATTTGGCTTTTTGCGTTATTTATAGGGTTTGGAAATTCAGTGCTGAGGTCATGCATCATGTTAAGTGTGTATTTTGTGTTTGTATTATTGCAGAGAAAGCCGGACTTGCTGCATTCATTGGCATTATCAGCATTTATAATTCTTATTTTGGATACTCAGCAGCTTTTTGATGTGGGATTTCAGCTTAGTTTTGTAGCAGTATTAGGGATTTTTTTGTTGAATCAGCCGCTTCTGAAGTATTTCCCAAGAGCTGATCATTATTTCAAAAAATTGATTTTTAATACCATTACAATATCCATATCAGCACAGTTGGCAACACTACCGCTGGTTCTGTATTATTTTCATCAGTTTTCATTTGTTTCTGTGGTAGCGAACTTCTTTATTGTTCCATTTTCAGAAGTGATTATTGTGTTTTCATTTCTGATGACGCTCCTTATCACCTTTGGTCTCGATTTTAGTTTTATTGATCATTTGTATGATAATGTGATCCAAATACTTCTAAAGATTATTCATTGGTTTGCTGAAGCAGATGCATTCTTGATTAAAAATATTTCCATGACTCTGCCTGAAGTTTTGTCGATATCAATAGCTGTCTACCTGCTTAGAGCATTGATTTTAAAGATAAACTTTAAAAATTCAATGAATCTCATAATCGCTGTTTTAGTCTTCTTTATAATAAGGGTTGGGTGTGATGTTATTGAAAATCAGAGTGATGAAGTGCTTGTACATACCTTTGGTAAGGATAAAATATTATCAATGAAAAAAGGAAATAAAGCCTTTTTTTGGATTCCAGATATGGCACTAAAAGAAAAGGTTTCACGATTTATTATCGAGCCTTATTGCTCTTCCAGAAGAATAGATCATTTGGAGATAAAGAAGATTCCTTTTTCAACTAAAAAAATAGTTTTTGAAGATAAGGTGTATGAAATGAAATAAGGATTTTTGTTTTTTTACTTTCCTTTATTTATAACGTGTAAGGCTCTTATTTAGAAAGATTACAAACTGTCTAATTGTGAGATTTCTCACTTTTCGATATTGTTAACATTTCTTAATTTTGTGGGAAATTCAAATTTAAACTTATATGGCAGGTTTAACGAGTTCTACGATAGGTAGAAAATACGCTATGGCATTATCAGCTATGTTTTTGCTGATTTTTCTTATACTGCATTTGACAACCAATTTGTTATCAGTTCTAAACAGAGATGCATTCAATACAGCATCTGAGTTTATGGGCTATAATCCTTTTGTGCAGTTCTTAATGCAGCCTATTCTTGGTTTTGCAGTAATTTTCCATTTTGCGATGGGATTTGTATTGGAGATCAAGAATAATAAAGCGCGTCCAGTAAAGTATGCATCAAACAATGCAGCTGTAAATTCAACATGGATGTCCAGAAATATGATTATTTCCGGAGCTGTTGTGTTGGCTTTCCTGGCGCTTCACTTATATGATTTCTGGTTACATGAAATCAACTATAAGTATGTAGAGGGAATAGCTCCTGATTCAGAACGTTTCTGGCCAGAGCTTCATGAGAAGTTTGCTGACCTTTGGAGAGTCGCTTTGTATGTGATCTCTTTTGTACTATTGGGCTTACACTTAGCTCATGGATTCCAGTCTTCATTCCAATCTATTGGAGCAAGACATCCAAAATATACGCCTGTGATTAAGGCTTTCGGAACATGGTATTCTATACTTATTCCGGCAGGATTTATCATCGTGGCAGTTTTTCATTTTATAACTCAATAATATCAATATACTAGTATGAGTAAATTAGATTCAAGAATTCCAGCGGGTCCTCTTAAAGACAAGTGGAAAAATCATAAAGATCATATGAACCTTGTTGCACCAAACAACAGAGATAAGATTGATATTATTGTTGTAGGTACAGGTTTGGCAGGAGGTTCTGCAGCAGCTACTTTAGCTGAGCAAGGATACAATGTGAAAGCATTCTGCTACCAGGATTCTCCAAGAAGAGCGCACTCTATTGCAGCTCAGGGAGGGATCAATGCTGCTAAGAATTACCAAGGAGATGGTGACTCTACCTACAGATTATTTTATGATACCATCAAAGGTGGTGACTATAGAGCAAGAGAAGCTAACGTTTACAGATTAGCAGAAGTTTCAGCTAATATTATTGACCAGTGTGTTTCCCAAGGGGTACCTTTTGGTAGAGATTACGGTGGCCAATTAGATAACCGTTCATTTGGTGGGGTTCAGGTAAAAAGAACATTCTACGCAAAAGGACAAACAGGGCAACAGTTATTATTAGGAGCATATTCTTCAATGAGCCGTCAGATCGGTAAAGGAAGAATCAAGATGTATAACCGTCATGAAATGCTTGACCTTGTGATTGTTGACGGAAAAGCAAGAGGGATTATCGCAAGAAACCTGGTTACAGGTGAAATCGAAAGACACTCTGCTCACGCAGTAGTAATTGCTTCAGGAGGATACGGAAACGTATATTTCCTTTCTACCAACGCAATGGGATCTAACGTTTCTGCAGCTTGGAAGATTCACAAAAAAGGAGCGTACTTCGCAAACCCTTGCTACGTACAGATTCACCCGACTTGTATTCCCGTTCACGGAACTCAGCAGTCTAAACTGACGTTGATGTCTGAATCACTAAGAAACTCAGGAAGAATCTGGGTTCCTAAAAAGATCGAAGATTCAGTAGCGATCAGAGAAGGTAAATTAAGACCTGAAAATATTAAAGAAGAAGATAGAGATTACTATTTAGAAAGAAGATATCCTGCATTCGGTAACCTTGTACCGAGAGACGTTGCTTCAAGAGCAGCTAAAGAAAGATGTGATGCTGGATT of the Chryseobacterium capnotolerans genome contains:
- the lpxB gene encoding lipid-A-disaccharide synthase translates to MKYYIIAGEASGDLHGSNLMKSLKQKDPNAEFRFWGGDLMEAQGGTLVKHYRDLAFMGFLEVVMNLRTILNNIKFCKEDIQNNRPDVLILVDYPGFNLRIAKFAKELGIKVIYYISPQLWAWKEGRVEIIKKYVDEMMVILPFEEDFYRKHGVHSHFVGHPLLDAISDLKEISIDGFKKENGLNEKEIIALLPGSRKQEVEKMLEIMLSVRPHFKNYQFVIAGAPSLPKDFYEKYVDDNVHFVSNRTYDLLRCSKAALVTSGTATLETALLNIPEVVCYRGSAVSYAIAKRLVKNINYISLVNLIMDREVVKELIQSDLNTENLVDELNKILEGEKREQVLNDYSLLREKLGGKGASDHAADVILKV
- a CDS encoding glycoside hydrolase family 99 protein produces the protein MKHLKNFLLLIACTIFSLSFAQKEAVSRDKVQIFYYGWYGNQKTDGSLQHWNHEIIPHWNNPKWNNLGHYKGGDDIGANFYPELGNYSSNDKIIIEKHLKMIKESGAGVVVVSWLGKDSFTDKSLMKYLDVADRLGLKIAFHIEPFYKTITELRDQLSYLVKTYAHHHAFYKKNGKPLYYVYDSYKIAPEEWKKLLSRNGEKTVRNTALDAYYIGLWVEKNDSSFFDTAGFDGFYTYFASEGFVFGSTTSNWEYMAQYAKDRDLIFIPCVGPGYSDTRIRPWNEANFKSREGGKYYERMFDAAIKMNPELIGITSFNEWHEGTQIESAIPKKTDRFTYEDYGKDPWMYIKETKRLTDKFLKRK
- a CDS encoding ComEC/Rec2 family competence protein, giving the protein MILAICFILGIFFQDQLLLEREGIYGIAIMNVGILISLFFTTYFLYKTRGILLGILFFGIGVILHFCNSLPQKNDIPVNKSETIVFKISQKLNSTEKYKKYEGIAQWEQTIFKSVIYIPKNHEDLDGKHYYKAEAYIVKPQKPQYDFQFNYAQYLKRKNIDYQTYISKKFSLVERNDLSFTERIRQYRFNVLKKINKTEMSANTREFLKGIILADRTEMDAATVQDFNRSGLVHLLAISGTHIVIIFGLFYFLMIRCIPLQFRKYSIVLSLVFIWLFALFIGFGNSVLRSCIMLSVYFVFVLLQRKPDLLHSLALSAFIILILDTQQLFDVGFQLSFVAVLGIFLLNQPLLKYFPRADHYFKKLIFNTITISISAQLATLPLVLYYFHQFSFVSVVANFFIVPFSEVIIVFSFLMTLLITFGLDFSFIDHLYDNVIQILLKIIHWFAEADAFLIKNISMTLPEVLSISIAVYLLRALILKINFKNSMNLIIAVLVFFIIRVGCDVIENQSDEVLVHTFGKDKILSMKKGNKAFFWIPDMALKEKVSRFIIEPYCSSRRIDHLEIKKIPFSTKKIVFEDKVYEMK
- a CDS encoding succinate dehydrogenase cytochrome b subunit, whose protein sequence is MAGLTSSTIGRKYAMALSAMFLLIFLILHLTTNLLSVLNRDAFNTASEFMGYNPFVQFLMQPILGFAVIFHFAMGFVLEIKNNKARPVKYASNNAAVNSTWMSRNMIISGAVVLAFLALHLYDFWLHEINYKYVEGIAPDSERFWPELHEKFADLWRVALYVISFVLLGLHLAHGFQSSFQSIGARHPKYTPVIKAFGTWYSILIPAGFIIVAVFHFITQ
- a CDS encoding fumarate reductase/succinate dehydrogenase flavoprotein subunit yields the protein MSKLDSRIPAGPLKDKWKNHKDHMNLVAPNNRDKIDIIVVGTGLAGGSAAATLAEQGYNVKAFCYQDSPRRAHSIAAQGGINAAKNYQGDGDSTYRLFYDTIKGGDYRAREANVYRLAEVSANIIDQCVSQGVPFGRDYGGQLDNRSFGGVQVKRTFYAKGQTGQQLLLGAYSSMSRQIGKGRIKMYNRHEMLDLVIVDGKARGIIARNLVTGEIERHSAHAVVIASGGYGNVYFLSTNAMGSNVSAAWKIHKKGAYFANPCYVQIHPTCIPVHGTQQSKLTLMSESLRNSGRIWVPKKIEDSVAIREGKLRPENIKEEDRDYYLERRYPAFGNLVPRDVASRAAKERCDAGFGIENNDTQEGVYLDFSTEIMKKGKEAAIEKHIHNPTDQQIYDLGKSWVEEKYGNLFVMYEKITADDPYKTPMKIYPAVHYTMGGVWVDYNLQSTIPGCFVIGEANFSDHGANRLGASALMQGLADGYFVLPYTIADYLSADIRTGTIPTNSAAFDEAEKGIKDKVDFFINNKGTHSVDHFHKKLGHIMWNKVGMGRTPEGLKEAIKEIEEVRNDFWKNVKVPGEGDGMNTELEKAFRVADFLELGQLMAIDALNREESCGGHFRWDHATPDGEAERDDVNFKYVGAWEYQGPDINAEVLHKEELIYDNIEVKTRSYK